In Kordiimonas sp. SCSIO 12610, the following are encoded in one genomic region:
- the mutY gene encoding A/G-specific adenine glycosylase: MNIYADDLLTWYDHNKRTLPWRAMSGEQPDPYRVWLSEIMLQQTTVATVKSYFEKFTTIWPTVQDLAAAPQEDILKEWAGLGYYARARNLHKCAITIAHEHNGVFPSTEAELKTLPGIGDYTAAAIAAIAFNEAAAVVDGNIERIISRTHYIETPLPKAKPAIKSAVKAKTPTDRPGDFAQAMMDLGATICRPKNPDCLLCPWQLHCDALKHGDMERFPVKPPKAPKPVRRAISFWVEHDGHVLLERRQDKGLLGGMPGFFSSPWVERNNHPTVEESLDFAPLDTEWALGSGIATHTFTHFHLETKLAKATAKTKINIENGFWHPMNDLKSVGLPTVFKKIAKLNTQ, from the coding sequence ATGAATATTTATGCAGATGATTTACTCACTTGGTATGACCATAACAAACGTACTCTTCCCTGGCGGGCCATGAGCGGCGAGCAGCCTGATCCCTACAGAGTATGGCTTTCTGAAATAATGCTGCAACAAACAACCGTTGCGACCGTCAAAAGCTATTTTGAGAAATTCACAACGATCTGGCCCACAGTTCAGGACTTAGCCGCGGCACCACAAGAAGACATATTAAAGGAATGGGCAGGTCTTGGCTATTATGCGCGCGCCCGAAACCTGCATAAATGTGCGATCACAATAGCGCACGAACATAATGGAGTATTTCCCTCAACAGAAGCGGAATTAAAAACATTACCCGGTATCGGCGATTACACCGCAGCTGCCATTGCCGCTATCGCCTTTAATGAGGCAGCGGCCGTTGTAGACGGCAATATTGAACGCATCATAAGTCGAACACATTATATCGAAACACCATTACCGAAAGCGAAACCAGCAATTAAAAGTGCGGTAAAGGCGAAAACGCCAACTGACCGCCCGGGCGATTTTGCGCAAGCAATGATGGATTTAGGCGCAACTATATGCAGACCGAAAAACCCTGATTGCCTTTTGTGTCCATGGCAATTGCACTGTGATGCACTGAAGCACGGGGATATGGAACGTTTTCCCGTGAAGCCACCTAAGGCGCCAAAGCCTGTGCGACGGGCAATTTCTTTTTGGGTTGAACATGATGGTCACGTTTTACTAGAGCGCAGGCAAGATAAGGGCTTGCTCGGTGGAATGCCTGGTTTCTTCTCTAGCCCCTGGGTTGAGAGAAATAATCACCCCACGGTAGAAGAAAGCCTTGATTTCGCGCCATTAGATACTGAATGGGCGCTGGGAAGCGGCATAGCAACCCATACATTCACACATTTTCACCTTGAGACAAAATTGGCGAAGGCCACAGCAAAAACCAAAATAAATATAGAAAATGGTTTCTGGCACCCCATGAATGATCTTAAATCTGTTGGACTACCCACAGTATTCAAAAAGATAGCAAAACTGAACACCCAATAA
- a CDS encoding phosphotransferase: MNQAENIIPLFQEKLREIDGSTQWDIEGPVIRSRECDIYKATNPISKMELALKQYKSSANQNAVKEQFDALVLYQDSMTGAGCLHRVPKVYSCTPKSNIMVMEWLHGQELHSYLWKNLWNTAELKRLIALSAKWLGTFHQNSSITSQTYETNTLLKTIEKRVNKYNSTAQILSNNHFQSALATLKRYVKNTPSISTPITTSHNDFTPTNIILDGKQAYGIDIWAKKNTPIYNDIARIAVYLTVAYPIRMNTNIVTKALQSGTALQIMAESYTAQTNVQLDQKILLLFIYTELLRRWIVISDRKTSGKLIPTLVKVYQSQRIKYQIHQLKRYFIDA; encoded by the coding sequence GTGAACCAAGCCGAAAATATCATCCCGCTTTTTCAAGAAAAACTTCGTGAAATCGATGGTTCCACTCAGTGGGATATTGAAGGGCCAGTGATTAGATCAAGAGAATGCGATATATATAAAGCAACCAATCCAATCTCAAAAATGGAATTGGCACTTAAGCAATACAAATCATCCGCAAATCAAAACGCGGTAAAAGAGCAATTCGACGCCCTCGTGCTATATCAAGATTCTATGACAGGCGCAGGATGCTTACACCGTGTCCCCAAGGTGTATAGCTGTACACCTAAAAGCAATATAATGGTTATGGAATGGCTTCACGGACAGGAGCTTCATAGCTATCTGTGGAAAAATTTATGGAACACAGCAGAACTAAAGCGTCTGATTGCGCTCTCAGCAAAGTGGCTTGGTACATTTCATCAAAATAGTTCCATTACATCTCAAACCTATGAAACAAATACACTCCTTAAAACCATAGAAAAACGAGTAAATAAATATAACTCCACCGCGCAGATTTTATCAAATAACCATTTTCAAAGTGCGTTAGCGACACTCAAACGATACGTAAAGAACACGCCTTCTATATCTACACCAATCACTACCAGTCATAATGATTTCACGCCAACCAACATTATTCTGGATGGAAAGCAAGCCTACGGCATTGATATTTGGGCAAAAAAAAACACACCGATATATAATGATATTGCTCGGATAGCTGTTTACCTAACTGTTGCCTATCCAATTCGAATGAACACGAACATTGTAACAAAGGCATTACAGTCAGGAACTGCCTTACAGATTATGGCGGAAAGTTATACGGCGCAAACCAATGTTCAATTGGATCAGAAAATACTGCTACTTTTTATCTACACGGAACTATTGCGGCGCTGGATTGTCATTTCAGATAGGAAGACAAGCGGGAAACTTATTCCAACCTTAGTTAAGGTCTACCAATCACAAAGGATTAAATATCAGATCCATCAGCTTAAACGTTATTTTATCGACGCCTAA
- a CDS encoding site-specific DNA-methyltransferase, producing MTQASKVARKGNRLTKLSIDKVKNKIVQGDCIDILNSLPEKSVDVIFADPPYNMQLKDTLTRPDQSKVDGVHDAWDKFSSFSAYDEFTFRWLEAVKRVLKDSGTIWVIGSYHNIFRVGSTLQNLDYWILNDVIWRKSNPMPNFRGTRFTNAHETLIWAAKSADKGGYTFNYDAMKAMNDDTQMRSDWVLPICSGKERLKSDGKKAHATQKPESLLYRVLMSSTKPGDVVLDPFFGTGTTGAVAKRLGRNFIGIERETDYIKVAQERISKVEKLDDEALGFTESKRAQPRVPFGSLVERGMIEPGETLYDSNKKFAARVRTDGSLITDKAKGSIHQIGAQVQGAQACNGWTFWHVEKKGELMPIDIFRQQVRAEMH from the coding sequence ATGACTCAGGCATCGAAGGTTGCCCGTAAAGGGAACCGTTTGACCAAATTATCTATTGATAAAGTTAAGAATAAAATTGTTCAGGGTGACTGTATTGATATCCTGAATTCACTCCCGGAAAAATCTGTGGATGTGATCTTTGCAGATCCCCCTTATAATATGCAGTTGAAGGATACGCTCACACGCCCTGACCAATCTAAGGTCGATGGTGTTCATGATGCGTGGGACAAATTTTCAAGTTTTTCCGCATATGATGAATTCACCTTTCGCTGGTTAGAGGCTGTTAAACGCGTCTTGAAAGATAGTGGTACGATCTGGGTGATCGGGAGTTACCACAATATCTTCCGTGTTGGATCAACGCTTCAAAATCTGGATTACTGGATTTTGAATGATGTGATTTGGCGTAAATCAAACCCGATGCCGAACTTCCGTGGTACGCGTTTTACCAATGCCCACGAAACACTGATTTGGGCTGCTAAATCGGCGGACAAGGGCGGATATACTTTCAATTATGACGCCATGAAAGCAATGAATGATGATACGCAGATGCGATCTGATTGGGTGTTGCCGATATGCTCGGGTAAAGAGCGTTTGAAGTCTGACGGTAAGAAGGCGCATGCAACGCAAAAACCAGAATCGCTTTTGTACCGTGTTTTGATGTCATCAACGAAGCCAGGGGATGTTGTCCTTGATCCATTTTTTGGTACAGGTACAACCGGCGCTGTTGCAAAGCGCTTGGGACGCAACTTCATTGGTATTGAGCGCGAAACTGATTACATAAAGGTTGCCCAGGAGCGTATTTCAAAAGTTGAAAAGCTTGATGATGAAGCACTCGGTTTCACGGAAAGCAAGCGCGCGCAGCCGCGTGTGCCATTTGGTTCCCTTGTTGAGCGCGGTATGATTGAACCAGGTGAAACGCTCTACGATAGTAATAAAAAGTTTGCAGCCCGTGTTCGCACTGACGGTAGCTTGATTACAGACAAAGCCAAAGGCTCTATTCATCAGATCGGTGCCCAGGTTCAAGGGGCCCAAGCCTGCAATGGCTGGACATTCTGGCACGTAGAGAAAAAAGGCGAGTTAATGCCGATTGATATATTCCGTCAGCAAGTCAGAGCTGAAATGCACTAA
- the smc gene encoding chromosome segregation protein SMC: protein MRFSRLRLSGFKSFVDPTELLIEPGLTGVVGPNGCGKSNLLEALRWVMGENRAKSLRGAGMDDVIFAGTSKLSPRNFAEVTLVIDNVDRTAPAEFNDEEFIEVTRRIERESGSAYRINGKDVRQKDVQLLFADAATGAHSPALVSQGRIGSLINAKPQDRRAILEEAAGISGLHTRRKEAESRLRSAESNLVRVQDVIQAMDSQIASLKRQARQAIRYREVSNDIRKVEASALFLKWKTASDDVINQERLLREASKLVADAQVAVSKATTEQTEVAASIPAIREKDAEAAAKLQRITIQKDNMEAEAARRGEMAASLEAVIEQSEADHQRENEIAEDAKASLTRLDNEQERLRADKEGQQAAEQEAREKLEASVRAAGNAESAYDQLSEQAAQARAKRSSLESDRLAVARRSEQIESEKNRVQQEISSLEETDEIAAKVSQVQQEILQHENALKDAQAALVAAEAKVGELRTEFRTKESDHSAMNGRIKSLSSEVAGLERILTEGSKSDANPIADELKVEAGYERAVGAALGEDLEASMDHASDRYWSSEQAQNTEGTKWPEGVEAIGSFVTVPDILKNRFDHIGLIPDANKVDTVITNLSPGQRLVTKGGDVWRWDGFVSKANAPSRAAMRFEQKNRLEQLQADLTELQNEQGKLATLLEEAKSKLDFMRQSENEARQNRQNIERSLGEARRNLVAAEAEAAKKAGRLNTLRDSVLRLDNDLADTVRRLEEIDTKLSAIPEQTGFEGALQEKRVEVEELREVLSNARAAFDGLRREAQARDDRLRAISTEMGAWKLRVKSAEKQVKSLVERSLDAKKQLEALNARPEDTEADRIKLLDALKLAEEERRQTSETLVSAENTLKSKDKALNDLQIALNEVRERQIRGEGSVEAAVTRRKDIASLIGERFECAPTKLLEKAGVETSDSLPDIIVLEDKLEKLKRERDRLGAVNLRADEELNEIDEQRIHLVSEREDLEEAIARLRQAINGLNREGRERLLKAFDIVNQHFSELFTSLFGGGAAHLKLTESDDPLNAGLEIFASPPGKKLQSLSLLSGGEQALTALALIFAVFITNPAPICVLDEVDAPLDDANVERFCNLLDDMMERTDTRFLIVTHNAVSMSRMKRLFGVTMAERGISTLVSVDLERAEALRDAG from the coding sequence ATGCGGTTTTCGCGGTTAAGGCTATCAGGATTTAAATCATTTGTTGACCCGACCGAATTATTGATCGAGCCGGGCCTTACGGGTGTTGTGGGCCCTAATGGTTGCGGTAAATCTAATCTGCTTGAAGCACTTCGCTGGGTTATGGGGGAAAATCGTGCGAAATCCCTTAGGGGTGCGGGTATGGATGATGTCATCTTTGCTGGTACGAGCAAGCTTTCCCCGCGTAATTTTGCAGAAGTCACCCTTGTAATCGATAATGTCGATCGAACCGCTCCGGCCGAGTTCAATGACGAAGAATTTATCGAAGTAACCCGCCGGATTGAACGGGAATCTGGCTCTGCCTATCGCATCAACGGCAAGGATGTTCGGCAAAAGGATGTTCAGCTTTTATTTGCAGATGCTGCAACGGGCGCTCATTCACCGGCATTGGTTTCACAAGGGCGAATAGGCAGTCTGATCAATGCCAAACCACAGGACCGCCGAGCGATATTAGAGGAAGCAGCGGGTATATCAGGCCTGCATACACGTAGGAAAGAGGCTGAAAGCCGCCTTCGTAGTGCAGAATCAAACCTTGTTAGGGTTCAGGACGTTATTCAGGCGATGGATAGCCAGATCGCCAGCTTAAAGCGACAAGCACGTCAAGCCATCAGATACCGTGAAGTTTCAAACGATATTAGAAAGGTTGAAGCAAGCGCCTTGTTCCTGAAATGGAAAACCGCATCTGATGATGTTATCAATCAGGAACGTTTGCTCCGCGAGGCATCGAAATTGGTGGCGGATGCACAGGTGGCTGTCAGCAAAGCAACAACCGAACAAACCGAGGTTGCCGCATCAATCCCCGCCATCCGTGAGAAAGATGCAGAAGCAGCCGCAAAATTACAGCGAATAACAATCCAAAAAGATAATATGGAGGCCGAGGCCGCTAGGCGCGGCGAGATGGCGGCATCCTTGGAGGCCGTAATTGAACAAAGTGAGGCAGATCACCAACGTGAAAACGAAATTGCCGAAGATGCCAAAGCGTCTTTGACACGCCTGGACAACGAGCAGGAACGATTACGGGCCGATAAAGAAGGGCAGCAAGCAGCAGAACAGGAAGCCCGAGAGAAGTTGGAAGCATCAGTGCGTGCGGCGGGTAACGCGGAATCCGCGTATGATCAGTTAAGCGAGCAAGCAGCCCAAGCACGGGCAAAGCGCTCGTCACTGGAAAGCGACCGATTGGCAGTTGCCAGACGCTCAGAGCAAATTGAAAGCGAAAAGAACCGAGTTCAACAAGAAATAAGTAGCTTGGAAGAAACAGACGAAATCGCTGCTAAGGTTAGCCAAGTCCAGCAAGAGATATTACAGCATGAAAATGCCCTGAAGGATGCGCAGGCAGCTTTAGTTGCGGCGGAAGCAAAAGTTGGCGAATTGCGTACAGAGTTTCGCACTAAAGAAAGTGATCACTCCGCCATGAATGGCAGGATTAAATCATTGTCGAGTGAAGTTGCAGGACTTGAGCGGATATTGACGGAAGGATCCAAGTCCGATGCTAATCCGATCGCGGATGAGCTTAAGGTCGAAGCCGGTTACGAGCGCGCAGTGGGGGCAGCTCTTGGGGAAGACTTGGAAGCCAGTATGGATCATGCTTCTGATCGGTATTGGAGTAGTGAACAGGCGCAAAACACAGAGGGCACAAAGTGGCCTGAAGGGGTGGAGGCCATAGGGTCATTTGTTACTGTTCCTGACATTTTGAAGAATAGGTTTGATCACATTGGATTAATCCCTGATGCGAATAAGGTTGATACCGTTATCACTAATCTTTCCCCTGGCCAGCGCTTGGTAACGAAGGGCGGCGATGTCTGGCGGTGGGATGGCTTTGTCAGCAAAGCCAATGCGCCAAGTCGTGCAGCCATGCGTTTTGAGCAGAAAAACCGTTTGGAGCAATTGCAAGCTGATCTTACAGAATTGCAAAATGAGCAGGGCAAGCTTGCGACGCTTCTTGAAGAAGCAAAAAGCAAGCTCGACTTTATGCGCCAATCTGAAAATGAAGCACGGCAAAACCGGCAAAATATTGAACGTAGCCTTGGTGAAGCACGTCGAAATCTTGTTGCCGCCGAAGCCGAAGCCGCAAAGAAAGCAGGGCGATTGAACACGCTCCGTGATAGCGTGTTGCGATTGGATAATGACCTCGCTGACACTGTGCGTAGATTAGAAGAAATTGATACAAAATTAAGCGCCATTCCTGAACAAACAGGTTTTGAAGGCGCACTTCAAGAAAAGCGCGTTGAGGTAGAAGAACTTCGTGAAGTTTTATCAAATGCCCGAGCAGCGTTTGATGGACTAAGGCGAGAAGCGCAGGCCCGTGACGACCGTTTGCGTGCTATCTCAACAGAAATGGGAGCATGGAAGCTGCGCGTTAAAAGCGCAGAGAAGCAGGTTAAGTCACTTGTTGAACGATCCTTGGATGCTAAGAAACAACTGGAAGCGCTGAATGCGCGCCCGGAAGATACAGAAGCAGACCGGATAAAATTGCTGGATGCGCTCAAGCTGGCAGAGGAAGAGCGCAGGCAAACATCTGAAACACTGGTTAGTGCAGAAAACACCCTTAAAAGCAAAGACAAAGCCTTAAATGATCTTCAGATTGCTTTAAACGAAGTCCGTGAGCGCCAAATCAGGGGCGAAGGTTCCGTTGAAGCCGCCGTTACGCGGCGTAAGGATATCGCGAGTTTGATTGGGGAACGATTTGAGTGTGCTCCGACAAAGTTGCTTGAAAAGGCTGGTGTAGAAACAAGTGATAGCTTGCCTGACATCATTGTTTTGGAAGACAAACTTGAAAAACTAAAGCGCGAGCGGGACCGCTTGGGAGCGGTTAACCTCCGCGCTGATGAAGAACTGAATGAAATTGATGAGCAACGCATTCACCTCGTCAGCGAGCGCGAGGACCTTGAAGAAGCAATTGCGAGACTGCGTCAGGCCATTAATGGACTTAACCGTGAAGGTCGTGAACGCTTGTTGAAGGCGTTTGATATCGTGAACCAGCATTTCTCTGAACTGTTCACGAGCTTATTTGGTGGCGGTGCCGCTCATCTTAAATTAACGGAGTCCGATGATCCCTTAAATGCTGGGCTAGAGATTTTCGCAAGCCCACCGGGTAAGAAGCTCCAATCACTCTCACTTCTTTCTGGCGGCGAGCAAGCACTGACTGCGCTTGCACTTATATTTGCGGTATTCATAACCAATCCGGCCCCGATCTGTGTGTTGGACGAGGTTGATGCCCCCCTTGATGATGCGAACGTCGAGCGATTCTGTAATTTGCTCGATGATATGATGGAGCGAACTGACACAAGGTTCCTTATTGTGACCCATAATGCTGTCTCAATGTCGCGGATGAAAAGGCTTTTCGGTGTGACGATGGCTGAAAGAGGAATCTCTACCCTTGTTTCTGTCGACCTTGAGCGCGCAGAGGCACTTCGCGATGCAGGTTAG
- a CDS encoding thioredoxin domain-containing protein, whose protein sequence is MQRIIGLIFGVTLIAACSEAETESTSSAVETAESTAVVNSVVEGAEEAVAAVAEVAQDAGAREGVWGDIVYGDPNAPIEIIEYASMTCPHCASFSSSIFPKVKEKYIDTGKVKFLFRNLVTNQVDLAASTVARCSNQEVAQKLTKEFFAKQNDWGRSQDPISALAGIARKAGISRTQFDRCLANTEMHKNLVKIGQDGVKEFNVTATPTIIVNGSKLDNYAFETIEKAVDAAL, encoded by the coding sequence ATGCAGCGAATTATTGGTTTGATATTTGGTGTAACGTTGATTGCAGCTTGCAGTGAAGCTGAGACCGAATCAACATCGAGTGCAGTCGAAACTGCAGAGTCGACAGCCGTTGTTAACTCTGTTGTTGAGGGTGCTGAAGAGGCAGTTGCCGCTGTTGCTGAAGTCGCGCAGGATGCTGGCGCTCGTGAAGGCGTTTGGGGTGATATCGTATATGGTGATCCAAATGCACCTATTGAAATCATTGAATACGCATCAATGACATGCCCGCACTGCGCAAGCTTTTCATCAAGTATCTTCCCTAAGGTAAAAGAAAAATATATCGATACAGGTAAAGTTAAGTTCCTTTTCCGTAATTTGGTTACTAACCAGGTTGACTTGGCGGCATCTACTGTGGCGCGCTGCTCTAATCAGGAAGTTGCTCAAAAGCTGACAAAAGAATTTTTTGCGAAGCAAAATGACTGGGGCCGTTCCCAGGATCCAATCAGTGCACTTGCTGGTATCGCCCGCAAGGCTGGAATTAGCCGCACTCAATTCGATCGGTGCCTTGCTAATACTGAAATGCACAAAAATCTTGTGAAGATTGGCCAGGACGGTGTGAAAGAATTCAACGTAACAGCGACGCCGACCATCATTGTAAATGGTAGCAAGCTGGATAACTATGCTTTCGAAACAATTGAAAAAGCTGTAGACGCAGCACTTTAG
- a CDS encoding ribonuclease HII → MSKRIQQIDLFSANGADLTKGPDWSLEAKLIKEVEGLVCGVDEVGRGPLAGPVVAAAVVLDPNNIPDGLNDSKKLNEKKRFALDEAIRASATAYAIAEVSVEEIDKINILQASLLAMRNAVKNLPVKVNGALVDGNQNPALDLPTDLIIKGDGRSLSIAAASILAKNFRDKLMTKLGERHPEYGWASNAGYGVPKHMAALKLVGVTKYHRKSFAPIRKILDEKN, encoded by the coding sequence ATGTCCAAAAGAATTCAACAAATTGATTTATTTAGCGCTAATGGTGCTGATTTAACAAAAGGGCCGGACTGGTCGCTGGAAGCGAAGCTTATTAAAGAGGTTGAAGGTCTTGTTTGCGGGGTGGACGAGGTTGGTCGCGGACCGCTTGCAGGGCCTGTCGTCGCGGCAGCGGTTGTTTTAGATCCAAACAATATCCCTGACGGCCTGAATGACAGTAAAAAACTAAATGAAAAAAAGCGCTTTGCATTGGATGAGGCTATTCGGGCAAGTGCAACTGCCTATGCCATTGCGGAAGTCAGCGTCGAAGAAATTGATAAGATCAATATTCTTCAGGCATCGCTGCTTGCCATGCGAAACGCAGTTAAAAATCTCCCTGTTAAAGTGAATGGTGCCTTAGTTGATGGCAATCAAAATCCGGCACTTGATTTGCCAACTGATTTGATCATTAAGGGGGATGGAAGGTCACTTTCAATCGCTGCGGCGAGTATTCTCGCAAAAAATTTTCGCGATAAATTGATGACAAAATTAGGGGAAAGACACCCTGAGTATGGATGGGCATCAAACGCAGGATATGGTGTGCCGAAACATATGGCAGCACTAAAGCTTGTGGGTGTCACGAAATATCATCGAAAATCATTTGCACCGATTCGCAAGATTTTAGATGAGAAAAACTAA
- a CDS encoding DUF721 domain-containing protein, translating into MSENSEKQKRSPYSSKRKFKTLSAANLTRPFTDRAMRAKGFAQAEVIVKWPQIVGHDLSSCSLPVKLIFPRGERVGGTLVVRCESAYAPLLQHQTTRITEMINTFFGYGAVAKISLQQGPMPLQARRFKQSERALTSEETQKLETLVGDDEASPLKTALKNLGKQVLIKGGK; encoded by the coding sequence ATGTCAGAAAATAGCGAAAAACAGAAGCGGTCACCATATTCTAGCAAACGGAAGTTTAAAACACTGTCTGCGGCTAATCTGACGCGACCGTTCACAGATAGGGCGATGCGGGCCAAGGGGTTTGCGCAGGCTGAGGTCATTGTTAAATGGCCGCAGATTGTCGGGCATGATTTATCCAGTTGCTCGCTTCCGGTTAAACTGATTTTCCCTAGAGGTGAAAGAGTTGGCGGTACGCTTGTTGTCAGGTGCGAGTCAGCTTATGCCCCTTTGTTGCAGCATCAGACCACCCGTATCACCGAGATGATAAATACTTTTTTTGGCTATGGGGCAGTTGCAAAAATTTCCCTTCAGCAAGGGCCTATGCCCCTTCAGGCGAGGCGTTTCAAGCAATCAGAACGTGCACTTACCTCTGAGGAAACTCAGAAGCTAGAGACATTGGTTGGAGATGATGAAGCGTCGCCGCTCAAAACGGCGCTCAAAAATCTCGGTAAACAGGTTTTGATTAAAGGCGGAAAGTAA